In Streptomyces paludis, the genomic stretch CGGCGTGACGCGAGGACGCCGTAATGCAGAACCCCCTGCACACGGGACGCAACGAGAAGGCTCTGCACGCACCCGGCCTCACACGGGTACGTGCACGGCCTCCACCCGGCTCGCGACCAGCCGTTCCCGCTCCCGCCGGGCCGTGCGGGCGCGCAGCCGCAGGATCTGTACGGCCCCGACGGCTTCGAGGACGAAGACGGACGAGAAGGCGATCCGGTAGTTGTCGCCGGTCGCGTCGAGCAGCACCCCGACCGCGAACAGTGTCGCCATCGAGGCCATGAAACCACCCATGTTGACGATTCCGGAGGCCGTGCCCTGACGCTCCGGCGGGTTGGCGGGCCGGGCGAAGTCGAAGCCGATCATCGACGCGGGGCCGCAGGCGCCGAGGACGGCGCAGAGGGTGATCAGCAGCCACAGGGGGGCGTGGTCGCCGGGGTGGAGGAGGGTGACCGCCCAGGCCAGCGCGGTCGCCGCGACCGTACCGAGGGCGAGCGGGGCCCTGGCGGCGTGGTGCCGGGCGATGACCTGCCCGTAGACAAGACCCACGACCATGTTGGAGAGCACGATCAGGGTGAGCAGCTCGCCCGCGTCGGCACGGGACAGGCCCTGGTCCTCCACGAGGAACGGCATTCCCCAGAGCAGCAGGAAGAACATGGCGGGGAACTGGGTGGTGAAGTGCACCCACATCCCGAGCCGGGTGCCGGGTTCTCGCCAGGACGCGGCGATCTGCTTCCGTACGAAGGCGGCGCCCGCGTGTTCGGCGGGGGGCGGCTCGTGTCCTTCGGGGTGGTCCTTGAGGAAGAGCACCAGCAGGACGAAGACGACCACTCCGGCGAGGGCGCTGCCGGCGAAGGTGGTGGTCCAGCCGAGACCCTGAAGGGTGCGGGAGATGAAGATGGTGGAGACGAGGTTGCCGGCCATGCCGAAGAGCGCGGCGACCTGGGCGATCATCGGCCCGCGCCGGGCGGGGAACCAGCGGGTGCCGAGCCGCAGCACGCTGATGAACGTCATCGCGTCGCCGCAGCCGAGCAGGGCGCGGGAGGCGAGGGCCGTGCCGTACGAGGGGGAGAAGGCGAAGCCCAGCTGTCCGACGGTGAAGAGGATCACGCCGAGGGTGAGGACCCGCCGGGTGCCGAAGCGGTCGACCATGAGGCCGACGGGTATCTGCATGCCGGCGTACACGAGCAGCTGGAGTATGGAGAAGGTCGACAGGGCCGAGGCGTTGACCTGGAAGCGGTCGGCGGCGTCGAGTCCGGCGACGCCCAGGCTCGTACGGAAGATGACGGCGACGAAGTAGACGGCGACGCCGATGCCCCAGACCCAGACGGCGCGCCGGCCGCCGGGGGGATCGCCGGGCAGGCTGACGGTGGCGGACCGGTGCCCCGTACTCACCGGGCCTCACCCCGGACCAGCACCTTGACCCGGCCGACATGGCGCCGTACGCACGCGGCGGCGCCGTCCGCGTCGCCCGCGCGGATGGCTTCGAGCAGCTCGGCGTGTTCGGTGACGTTCTTGGCGATCCGGTCGGGGTGGGCCTCCATGACGGCGACGCCCATGCGCAGCTGCCGGTCCCTGAGCTGGTCGTACAGCTTGGACAGGATCTGGTTGCCGGCGTTGCGCACGATCTCGGCGTGGAAGCTGCGGTCGCTCACGGCGACGGCCGCGAGATCGCCCTCCTCGGCCCGTCCGCGCTGCTCTTCGAGCAGCTCCTCCAGCCGCGCCAGAAACGGCGCCGACGCCGGTACGGCCTTCCGTACGGCGAACTCCTCGACCAGCAGCCGTGTCTCGACCACGTCCGCGATCTCCTGCGCCGACACGGCGAGCACGAGCGCGCCCTTCTTCGGGTAGAGCTTGATCAGCCCCTCGACCTCAAGCTTCAGCAACGCCTCCCGCACGGGCGTACGCGAGACCCCCACCGCCTCGGCCAGCTCCCCTTCGGTCAGCAGGGTGCCGCCTTCGTACCGCCGGTCGAGCACGGCCTCCTTGATATGGCTGTAGACACGGTCGGCGGCGGGCGGTTGCTTGACGGGGACGACGGGCGCGGGGGCGGGCGCGGATGGCATGCGCACAGCATAGATACAACAGAGGTGCAACAGAAATCCCATTCCACCATCCGGACAGAACCCTCCGGACAGAGCCCTTGATCACCGCGCCGGACGAGCGCACGGCTCCGCGTTGCGTGTCATGCCCGCGGCGGCGACAATGTCCGCCAGATCGGCGGCGACGCGGGTGACATCGGGCAGGGCGAGTACGGCGAGCCGGGCGGCGCGCAGTCGCGCGGCCGTGGCGGCGTCGTCCAGCAGGTCCTGGCACATCGCGGCGAGCGCGTGGGGGGTCGGGTCGGTGAGGAAGCGGCCGAGGCCGAGTTCCTGGACACGGCGGGCGTTGTGCGGCTGGTCGGCGAAGTTGGGGACGACGGCCATGGGGGTGGCGGTGCGCAGGGCTTCGCCGACGCTGTTGTAGCCGCCGTGGGTGACGAGGAGATCGGCGCACTCCAGCAGCAACGGCTGCGCGATACGGTCGACGAGACGGATGTTGGACCCCGGTCCGATGCGGCCGCGACCAGAGCCGCGGCGGAGATCATCGCCGAGATCGATGCCCGCCGTAGCGACGATCGCGTTGACGTCCAGCCGGGACAGCGCGGCGACGATCGTACGCAACTGCGCGGCCGGATCGGTGAGCCCTTCGGGCATACGCCCGTCGGGCGACCGGCCGCGGATCGCCGGCAGGGAGGTGCCCACGGAGGCGAAGACCAGCGGCCGGCCGGGCGGAAGCCGGGTGACCCAGGAGGGCAGCGCGGTGGCGTCCACCGATGTGCTCTGCCGGTAGGCCAGCACGGGGACCGGGAATTCCGCGAAGGAGTACTCCGGCGGGACGTAGTCCAGCCGCCCGTACGGATAGAGCGAGCCCGGGTCGTCCCGCGCGGGCAGCCCGGCCTCGGCGCGCAGCCCGTTCAGCGCCGGGAGCAGCGCCGCGGGGTCGGCCATGTTGACGAAACCGCAGGGGACGGGCAGATGGGGCACGCCGAGTTCCTCCGCGAGGAGGCAGGAGCCCAGGTCCATGCCGTGCCGCAGGACGACATCGGGGCGTACGTCCCGCGCGACACCCCGCAGGACCCCGAGGATCTCCAGCGCGTACGGCCCGGTGAGCTGCGCGACGCGCGTACGGAACCGCGCGGCGGCGTCGCCGGGGGCCGAGGCGCTCCCGGACGCCCGCGGCGGCGGGAGCAGCGGCATGGACGTACGGAGACGGATGCCGTCGGCGCCGGTGATGAGGGGCGCGATGGTCTCCGTGGTGACCACGGTGACCTCGTGCCCGTCCCCGGCCAGCGCCCGGATCAGCGGCAGCAGGGCCCGGCCGTGGGACGGCGCGCCCGTCGCGGTGCACAGGACACGCATACGGCTCCTTGAGGCAGTGCCGGGTCCCGGGGGGACGGCCCGCTGACGGGCCCACTGACGCAGGCCCGACAACCATGAAACCAGGACCAACTCACCCATGGGGCAGAAAGCGGCCGTAGTACACGGGAGTGCGCGGAATGCTCGCAACGCAGTCGCTCACGGCTCGTTAGAGGGGGGATGGCGTCGGCGGGACCGCGGGCGCCCCGCACGCTCCAGGGAGCTGACCGTGGACTTCACCGTGAAGCCGTCCACCACCATCCGCCTGCCGGACGGCACGGAGCTGGCCTGGGAGGGCTTCGGCACCGGCCCCCTCGTGTACGACGGCGACTTCGCCGGCCACAGCGAACGCCTCCTGGGCCTCTCGCCGAGCGAGGTCGCCGAGCAGACCTCGCGCCGGCTGCTGCCGTACCGCGCAGGCGGCGAAGGTGACGCGCCCGCCCTCATCCTGCACTCCGCCACCCGCGCCACCAAGGGCTTCGACGGCGACGTGAGCGACCTGGCGGCCGGCCGGACCCCCTACGACTGCGCCACATATCTGGAAGCACGCGCGGTCTTCCTCGCGCGCCCCGGAGACCTGACGGTCGGGCGCACGGCTCCCTGGAAGGAGTCCGTACGGGTCTTCGGCATCGACTCGGTCGACCTGGGGGACCTGGAGCACTACTACCTCTACCAAGCGCTGCTGGAAGCGGCGGTCCGGCACCCGGAAGGCACCGGGTCGGGCGCCACGGGCACCACCCCGAAAGCCACCACGCCCGCACCACTGACCCGCATCATCGACTGGGTCCGGGCCCGCCCCCACGCGATCGTCCGTACGTACGCGCTGGACCGGGAGATGCAGATCTTCCTGCTGTGGCTGCTGCGCCGTACCGGACGGGAGAGCCTGCGGATCGACGCGAACAACCATGTGGTCTCGCTCGACTGGAACCGCAAACGGCATATCCATCCCTTCGTCGAGGACGCCGAATCGCTCTCCGCGACCGGTATGCCCCCGGACGAACTCCTCGCCGCGGAACAGCGTCTCGGCGAGGGCTACCGCCGGGTGGGCATGGCCATCCCCGTCCTCCCCGGATACACGATGGCGCGCCCCGACGCGCCCGCCGAGCGCTTCGTGGAGGAAGCGGTACGCGCCGCCGCACTCCTGCGCCGGCGCTACGGGCTCACCCACGCGTTCCTCAAGCCCAGCCAGTCCGGCAGCGGCGCCCGTATCGTCGGCCCCATCGGCCTTCAGGACCTCGCGCTCCTGCGCGAGGCCGCCGCGGACGCCCATCAGTACGGGGACGACTACCTGCTGGAAGCCGCCGTGGACTACGTCACCGTCCCCGGCGCCCTCACCCCCTGCCCCGTGGCCCCCTCGGGCCACATCCGCAACGGCGAGATCGCCCCCGGCCTGACCCTCCAGATCCTGGACCGCTACTCCTGGGAGGGCAACGCCTACATCGACCGCCCCGAGTGGGAACGGTGCGGACTGGCCGTCGGTCTGTACGACGACATGCGCCGGGCCATGCACGACATCCACGCCGCCTTCCGCAGCGAGGCCAGCGCCGCCGACGGCAGCCACGGCGGACTGGTGACCGGCGGCGTCGACTTCGCCGTCGGCCGCCTGGGAGGAGTGTTCGGCGACCGTGTCCTGACCGGCGCGATCGACTTCAACTTCTCTTCCCACGGAGCCGAGTTACTCCGCGCCTTCCACGAACGCATCACCGCCGACCGGCCCCCCGCCGAGCACTACACCGCCACCCGCGTCTACCGCCCCACAGCCACCGCCACCCTCACCGACACCCGTACGGCCGTCCTGACCGCCCTGCCCAGCACAGCACGGGCCGAGGTCGTCGCCTGCGTACCGAATCGATGGGGCATGGTGGCCGCCACCGGAACACACATGAACCACGCCATGGAACGCACCCAGGAGCTGATCGACACCCTGACCACAGCCGCCCTAGCCCAAAACCCAAAAGCCTGACCCCACCCTCCACCCCACCCCACCCACCCCACTTCACCTCACCTCACCTCACCTCACCTCACCCAAGGGCAATGGCCCGCGCAGGACAGGCCAACGCCCCCGCCGTCGCCTGGCTCTCAAGATCCGCCGAAACATCCGGATTGGGAACCACGCCATAACCTTCGTCATCCAAGCCATACACCTCGGGCGCCACCGCGTTGCACTGTCCGTGCCCCTCGCAGTTGTTCGAGTTCACCGAGACCCGCATCATCTTCTCCAGCCGACCGGACGGTTGCCCCTCGGAACGGGACCAGCCACACAGTTGGAGAGTAAGGGCGGTATAGCGCCAATTCCCGCAAAATCACCTGATTGGACCAATAAAGAAGCCCCCCAAGAACGCCACGGAGCACACGGCGGCCTGCGGAGGAGAACACGCCCCCGATCATTCAGACCCGACGATCCCTTGCGCCCATTCCTGATCAAGGATGCTGAAGACATCGGAGTCACGCCAGCCGTCCCGGATCAACACGGTATGCCGGTGCCGCCCCTCGAAAACCATCCCGAGCTTGCCCAGTACCCGGGCCGAGGCAACGTTGCGAGGATCGCAGGTCGCAAAGATCCGATGCAGCCCCAACGTCCCAAATCCCCTGCTCAGAAGCTCCCTACCGATGGCCGTACCCACACCCCGCCCCCACACCCGAGGATCCACGAGGTAGGAGATCTCCCCCTGCCGATGCGCCAGGCTACGAACCTTCAGCTCACCGATACCAACGACTTCACCGCCAACACAGGCCGCATAAACAAATCTCACCCGCGGCAACCGCAACCCACTATCCACCGCACCCCGAACAAACTCCCGCGTCTGCTCCTCAGTATTCGGCCCCCACCCCTGATACCGACAAGCCTCCGCCACCCCCGCAAAAACATGCACAGCCCGCCAGTCCCCCACAACAACCTCACGCAAAGCCACCGCCCCATAAGTCACAAGCCGATCCTCACATGCCGGGAATCAGTAAGACAGCCCCAGCAAAGAAGGGGCACCCCTCACCGAGGGACACCCCTTCTGACCTGCACCTACGTTGACCTGCTGCGGTGGGTGTGGGATTTGAACCCACGGTGACATCGCTGCCACGACGGTTTTCAAGACCGTTCCCTTAGGCCGCTCGGGCAACCCACCAACACCCCGCCCACCTGCTACGGAGCGGCTACAGCCTACCGGGCTCGGGTCGGCTCGGGGGCCGTTGGTCCGTCTCTGGGGTGCAGGATGCGGAAAGGGCAGGCGCTGAGGGGGCTTTGTTGGTGGGGGTGGGGCGCCGGCTTCGGTGGTGGCCCTTGTTGTCAGACCTGGGTGTGAGACTGCGGGGTATGTCTCTCGCTGATCTCAGTCTCGGCCAGTGGCGGCTCTTCGAGTTGTCCGCGGCACGTCGTGTTGCGCAGGAAGCGGCTGCCCGGGTGGATGGCCGTGTGACCGTTGTCGAGACCGTTGAGCATCTCGGCGCTCCGCTGCACCGTGTGCGGATCGAGCGGAACGGGCAGGAGTTCGCCCTGATACCCGGCGGGGCGGTGACGCTCGGGTTCGATCTCGATGCCTGGCGTCCGACGGCAGAGCAGAGTGCTGACTACGCGGAGAGCCTGGAGCAGGGCTTCGGTTATGGGGCTGATCTGCGGGCACACCTCGCTGAGATACTCAGCCCGCGCCGCAGTGCCGTCCTCGACACGGTGCTCATGGCCGTGGAGGACGAGAATCTGACCGAAGCGCCCGCCGACATGCCGGCCGTCCTCGCCGCGCGTGGCCTCCGGATGGCGAGCGCCGACGAGTGGGAGCACGCCTGTGGCGCGGGCGCGAACACGCTGTTCCGGTGGGGAAATGACTGTCCGCTCGACCGCATCCCCTACGGGGACCGCACCGGCCCGCATCAGCGGCTCAGCGGCTTCGGGCTGCGGATCGCGTACGACACCTACCGTACGGAGCTGACCAGCGACAGCACCGCGGTCCACGGCGGCGACGGCGGCGAGTCCGTGTGCGGGGGTTACGGCCACATGCTGGCGTGGCTGCCCCTCGCCACCGCCAACCGCAATCCGTTCCTGGCCGAGTACGTGTACGGGCCGGACGGTGAAGACCTCTGCGAGGACCTCTCCACCCGGCCCGTACTCACGCTCTGATCCGGCTCAGGTACGCGGGGCGGCTCGGGGTGCCCGGCGGTCAGTTGTCGCCTTCGCGTTTGCCCAGGGTTACTTGGGCGGTGGATTCCTTGCCGTCGCGCTTGTAGGTGAGGGTGACCGTGTCGCCGGGCTGGTGGGTCCAGATCTGGCCGATCAGGGTGGGGCCGCTGTCGATCGGGGTGTCGTTGAACTTGGTGATGACGTCGCCCGCCTTGAGGCCGGCCTTGGCGGCGGGGCCGTTCGGGGAGATGGCCGGGGTGCCGCCCTCGCCCTGGGGGGAGATCGTGGCGCCTTCGCCTTCCGCGTTCATCGTGACCGTGGCGCCGATCAGGGGGTAGACCGGCTTGCCCGTCTTGATGAGCTGTTCGGCCACGTTCTTCGCCTGGTTGATCGGAATGGCGAAGCCGAGGCCGATCGAGCCCGACTGGGACTGGCCGATGCCGCCGCTGCCGGCCGACTGGATGGCCGAGTTGATGCCGATGACCGCGCCGCGCGAGTCCAGGAGCGGGCCGCCGGAGTTGCCGGGGTTGATCGAGGCGTCGGTCTGGAGGGCGCTCATGTACGAGCTGCTGGAGCCGGAACCGTCACCCGAGGCGACCGGGCGGTTCTTGGCGCTGATGATGCCCGTCGTGACGGTGTTGGAGAGGCCGAAGGGGGCGCCGATCGCGATCGTCGTGTCGCCGACCGCGACCTTCTCCGAGTCGGCGAGGGGCAGCGGCGTCAGACCGGAGGGCGCGTCCTTGAGTTTCACCACCGCCACGTCGTAGCCCTCGGCCCGGCCGATGACCTCCGCCTGATACTTCTTGCCGTCGGAGAACGTCGCGGTGAGTTCACCGCTGTCCGCCGCAGAGGCCACAACGTGGTTGTTGGTGAGGATGTGGCCCTCCTTGTCGTAGATAAAGCCGGTGCCCGTACCGCCCTCGCCGTTGCCGCCCTTCGCCTCGATGGTGACGACGCTCGGCAGCGACTTCTGGGCCACGCCGGCGACCGTACCGGCGTCGCGCTTGAGGTCCTTCGGGGTGCCGGCCGAGACCGTGGTCGAACCGATCGAGCCGCTGTCGTTGTTCTTCGCGCCCCAGTAGCCGATCCCGCCGCCGATCCCGCCCGCGACCAGCGCGGCCACGACCACCGCCGTCACCAGGCCACTCGAACGCTTGCGCGGCTGCGGCTGCGCCTGCGGATCGAACTGCTGCGGATCCAGCTGCTGGGTCGCGTAGCCCGGCATCGGCGCGCCCCACGCCGGCGCGCCCGCGCCGGCACCGGCACCGTACGCGGGGATTGCGGGCGGGGGCGGCGGCCATCCGGCGGCGGCCGACGAGTCCGCCGCTGTTGTCGCTTCCGGGGACGGGGCCGGGGCCGAGGCCGGGTACGGGGCTGGGGCTGGGGCCGGGGCGTGTACGGGGGCCGCGGGGGCCGTCGGCTGCTCGGGCTGTACCGGCGGACGGTCGTGCACGGCATCTCTCGGAGCGGACGCGGGCGTGCCCTCAGGAGCGGCATCCGGCACAGGAGGTACGGACGGGGCGGCGGGGACCGCGTTGCCCTCGTTCTCGGTGCTCACAGCTCTTTCTCCTCGGTTCCACATCGTCTTCGGCAAGAGTTCCGCTATTGGATTGTGCGGTCAGCTTTTCCCACGGCACGTCAGGCCACTGTAAGCGGGACCTGTGCATCCGGCCGCCACCCTTTATTACGGACATAACGAACGCGTCTGGCAGTGTGAGGCCCGCCACTCACCCGGCCACTCCGTCCCGGCACGGCCCGCTCCGTCACGATGACACCATGGCCCCGTGACTCAAGCACGACAGCGCAGCATCCAGGTCATCGCCCACCGCGGAGCGTCGGAGGACGCGCCCGAGCACACCCTGGCCGCGTACATGAAAGCCATCGAGGACGGCGCCGACGCGCTTGAGTGCGATGTACGGCTCACGGCGGACGGCCATCTGGTCTGTGTGCACGACCGGCGTGTGAACCGCACCTCCAACGGGCGCGGCGCCGTCTCCGCCCTGGAGCTGGCCGATCTCGCGGCGCTCGACTTCGGCTCCTGGAAGGACAGCGAGGAGAGCCCGGACTGGCGCGACCCCGGTTTCACCTCCGTACTCACCCTGGAGCGGCTCCTCGAACTGGTCGCGGACGCGGGCCGGCCCCTCCAGCTCGCCATCGAGACCAAACACCCGACCCGCTGGGCCGGTCAGGTGGAGGAGCGGCTGCTGCAACTGCTGCGGCGCTTCGGGCTCGACAACCCGGGGACGGCAACAGGGGCGGAGGCGGCCGGCGACGGGCCCGGCAGTCAGTCCGCCGTACGGATCATGAGCTTCTCCGCGCGCTCCCTGCACCGGATCGCCTCCGCCGCGCCCCAGCTGCCGACCGTCTACCTCATGCAGTTCGTCTCGCCCCGGCTGCGCGACGGGTGGCTGCCCGCGGGCGCGCAGATCGCCGGACCCGGAATCCGGATCGTACGGAACCACCCCGGCTATATCGCCCGGCTGCACCGGGCGGGGCGCCGTGTGCACGTCTGGACGGTGAACGAACCGGAGGACGTCGAGCTGTGTGTCCGGCTCGGCGTGGACGCGATCATCACCAACCGGCCCAAGCAGGTCCTCGCGCAGCTCGGCCGGAGCGTCTGACCTGCCCCGGAACCTGCGTCTGGCCTACGTCCGACCTGCGCCTGGCCCTGGCCGGCAACGTCCGGTGGGGCGGCGCCCACCGTCACGGGGAGTGCACCGGCGCGCGTGTCCGGTCCTCCGCCGTGGCGAGTGCGTCAATGGCCTCGCTCCGTACGGTTTCCGGTCCGGGCCCCCGGGGCATCCACACCGTGGCGTGGGGCAAAGGAGGTCTCGGGGGTGGCGTTTGTGGTGGCACAAGAAGTGCCCACGTCGTCGAGCATGGCCGTTCCTCATGGCCCTGCGGGCGTGGGGAAAGCGCGGCGCCGGATGCGGGAGCAGCTGAGCCGCGGCGGGGTCTCGGACTCGGTCGTCGATGATGCCGTACTGGTCCTTTCCGAACTCCTCAGCAACGCCTGCCGGCACGGCAGACCGCTGGGGCGCGGCGAAATCGGCGACGGCGACATCCGGGCCGCCTGGCGTGTCGACAGGGCGGGCGGGCTGACCGTCGAGGTCACGGACGGTGGCGGCCCGACCCGGCCCGTTCCGGCCACCCCGTCGGTCACGGCCCGGGGCGGTCGCGGGCTCAACATCATCACGTCCCTCGCGCACGACTGGGGCGTACGGGACGGCGCGTCCGGCGAGGTCACGGTCTGGGCCGTCATAACGGAAGGGCACGGTCGCGACGATTACGCTACGCGCGTCACTGCCCCGGGACACGGTACGGGCGCAGGTGCCGGTACGGGCGCGAGTACGGGGCCGGGGGCGGGGCCCGGGGCCGGTGCGGGGCCGGGTGCCGCGCCCGGTCCGGGGCTGACGGTGGCGCTGGCCGGCATGGGCGGACTGGACAGCCTGGGCCACGTGGAGGGGCTGGACGGACTGGACGCGCTGGACCGGTTGGAGAGACTCGATCCGTTCGACGGGCTGGGCTTCGCGGGCGCGTTCGACGACATCGGCTGACGACACGGCTGACGACACGGCTGACGCATCGGCCGTTGGAAGCAGCAGCGAGAAGCAAGCAGCGACAGCGACGCGGAGGGGCGCCTTCCGCGCCCGGCAGACGCCACTTGGGGCGTACTCGTCTAGGCTCACGCCGGTACCGCAACGCCGCTCCCGGGAGAAAGCCACACCATGGCCAAGAAGCGCCCCCAGACGAAGGCCGCGAAGTCTCAGCTCACGGACGGACAGGTTCCGGTGGTGGGGGCGCGCGAGCCCTGCCCGTGCGGTTCGGGCCGTCGTTACAAGGCATGTCACGGCCGGGCCGCCGCGCACGCCGTGGCCGAGCTGGTCCAGCGCCCCTTCGAGGGCCTGGCCGGCGAGTGCGACTGGGTCGCGCTGCGCGAGCTGGTGCCCGCCGCGACCGTAGAGCTGACCCTGAAGGACGGGCTGCCCGAAGGCGTCCCGTCCGTCACCCTGGCGACCGTCCTGCCGATGGCCTGGCCCGCGCTGCGCCGCGATGACGGTTCCGTACTCCTCGCGCTCCAGAACGACACGTCGTCGGGCGATCTGAGCCGGGATCTCGCCGACACGCTCCGGCGTGCGCTGGTGGCCGAGCCGGGCAGCCCGGTCGCGGCGCACCGGGTCGAGGCCGACGGCCCGCGGCTCCAGGACCTGCTGGACCCCGAGGCCGCGTTCACGCCGGTCGTCCACCCCGGGTTCGAGTTCTGGGTGCCGGACGCGGAGAACGCGTCGCCCGACGTGGCGGCCTCCCTGGAGCGCGCCAACGCCGCCGCGATCCCGACCGCCCTGCTCACCGGTACGGACGCCGCCTACTGGTGCGAGACGCCGGAGAAGAACCACCTGCGCTGGGTCATGCCGTACCCGGAGGAGAAGCTGCTGGACGCGCTCGCGCGCCTGCACGCCGCGGGCACGTCGAGCCTCGGGGAGGGCACCCGGCTGGTCGGTTCCTTCCGGGCGCACGGGCTGACCGTGCCGGTGTGGGACCTGCCGAGCGCCATGGGCGCGGAGGAGTGCGAGAAGCCCGCGGCGGAGTTCGCCGAGCGGCTGGCGGCGGCGCTCGCGGTCGACGCGCCGCTGACCGGCGAGGAGCGCCGGGCGCGCGGAGGACTCACCAACCGGCAGATCACGCTCAGCTGACGCGGCCGGTCTATCGAT encodes the following:
- a CDS encoding MFS transporter, with the translated sequence MSTGHRSATVSLPGDPPGGRRAVWVWGIGVAVYFVAVIFRTSLGVAGLDAADRFQVNASALSTFSILQLLVYAGMQIPVGLMVDRFGTRRVLTLGVILFTVGQLGFAFSPSYGTALASRALLGCGDAMTFISVLRLGTRWFPARRGPMIAQVAALFGMAGNLVSTIFISRTLQGLGWTTTFAGSALAGVVVFVLLVLFLKDHPEGHEPPPAEHAGAAFVRKQIAASWREPGTRLGMWVHFTTQFPAMFFLLLWGMPFLVEDQGLSRADAGELLTLIVLSNMVVGLVYGQVIARHHAARAPLALGTVAATALAWAVTLLHPGDHAPLWLLITLCAVLGACGPASMIGFDFARPANPPERQGTASGIVNMGGFMASMATLFAVGVLLDATGDNYRIAFSSVFVLEAVGAVQILRLRARTARRERERLVASRVEAVHVPV
- a CDS encoding GntR family transcriptional regulator, which codes for MPSAPAPAPVVPVKQPPAADRVYSHIKEAVLDRRYEGGTLLTEGELAEAVGVSRTPVREALLKLEVEGLIKLYPKKGALVLAVSAQEIADVVETRLLVEEFAVRKAVPASAPFLARLEELLEEQRGRAEEGDLAAVAVSDRSFHAEIVRNAGNQILSKLYDQLRDRQLRMGVAVMEAHPDRIAKNVTEHAELLEAIRAGDADGAAACVRRHVGRVKVLVRGEAR
- a CDS encoding glycosyltransferase encodes the protein MRVLCTATGAPSHGRALLPLIRALAGDGHEVTVVTTETIAPLITGADGIRLRTSMPLLPPPRASGSASAPGDAAARFRTRVAQLTGPYALEILGVLRGVARDVRPDVVLRHGMDLGSCLLAEELGVPHLPVPCGFVNMADPAALLPALNGLRAEAGLPARDDPGSLYPYGRLDYVPPEYSFAEFPVPVLAYRQSTSVDATALPSWVTRLPPGRPLVFASVGTSLPAIRGRSPDGRMPEGLTDPAAQLRTIVAALSRLDVNAIVATAGIDLGDDLRRGSGRGRIGPGSNIRLVDRIAQPLLLECADLLVTHGGYNSVGEALRTATPMAVVPNFADQPHNARRVQELGLGRFLTDPTPHALAAMCQDLLDDAATAARLRAARLAVLALPDVTRVAADLADIVAAAGMTRNAEPCARPAR
- a CDS encoding ferredoxin → MMRVSVNSNNCEGHGQCNAVAPEVYGLDDEGYGVVPNPDVSADLESQATAGALACPARAIALG
- a CDS encoding GNAT family N-acetyltransferase — its product is MTYGAVALREVVVGDWRAVHVFAGVAEACRYQGWGPNTEEQTREFVRGAVDSGLRLPRVRFVYAACVGGEVVGIGELKVRSLAHRQGEISYLVDPRVWGRGVGTAIGRELLSRGFGTLGLHRIFATCDPRNVASARVLGKLGMVFEGRHRHTVLIRDGWRDSDVFSILDQEWAQGIVGSE
- a CDS encoding S1C family serine protease, whose amino-acid sequence is MSTENEGNAVPAAPSVPPVPDAAPEGTPASAPRDAVHDRPPVQPEQPTAPAAPVHAPAPAPAPYPASAPAPSPEATTAADSSAAAGWPPPPPAIPAYGAGAGAGAPAWGAPMPGYATQQLDPQQFDPQAQPQPRKRSSGLVTAVVVAALVAGGIGGGIGYWGAKNNDSGSIGSTTVSAGTPKDLKRDAGTVAGVAQKSLPSVVTIEAKGGNGEGGTGTGFIYDKEGHILTNNHVVASAADSGELTATFSDGKKYQAEVIGRAEGYDVAVVKLKDAPSGLTPLPLADSEKVAVGDTTIAIGAPFGLSNTVTTGIISAKNRPVASGDGSGSSSSYMSALQTDASINPGNSGGPLLDSRGAVIGINSAIQSAGSGGIGQSQSGSIGLGFAIPINQAKNVAEQLIKTGKPVYPLIGATVTMNAEGEGATISPQGEGGTPAISPNGPAAKAGLKAGDVITKFNDTPIDSGPTLIGQIWTHQPGDTVTLTYKRDGKESTAQVTLGKREGDN
- a CDS encoding glycerophosphodiester phosphodiesterase; amino-acid sequence: MTQARQRSIQVIAHRGASEDAPEHTLAAYMKAIEDGADALECDVRLTADGHLVCVHDRRVNRTSNGRGAVSALELADLAALDFGSWKDSEESPDWRDPGFTSVLTLERLLELVADAGRPLQLAIETKHPTRWAGQVEERLLQLLRRFGLDNPGTATGAEAAGDGPGSQSAVRIMSFSARSLHRIASAAPQLPTVYLMQFVSPRLRDGWLPAGAQIAGPGIRIVRNHPGYIARLHRAGRRVHVWTVNEPEDVELCVRLGVDAIITNRPKQVLAQLGRSV
- a CDS encoding ATP-binding protein, with product MREQLSRGGVSDSVVDDAVLVLSELLSNACRHGRPLGRGEIGDGDIRAAWRVDRAGGLTVEVTDGGGPTRPVPATPSVTARGGRGLNIITSLAHDWGVRDGASGEVTVWAVITEGHGRDDYATRVTAPGHGTGAGAGTGASTGPGAGPGAGAGPGAAPGPGLTVALAGMGGLDSLGHVEGLDGLDALDRLERLDPFDGLGFAGAFDDIG
- a CDS encoding DUF5926 family protein — protein: MAKKRPQTKAAKSQLTDGQVPVVGAREPCPCGSGRRYKACHGRAAAHAVAELVQRPFEGLAGECDWVALRELVPAATVELTLKDGLPEGVPSVTLATVLPMAWPALRRDDGSVLLALQNDTSSGDLSRDLADTLRRALVAEPGSPVAAHRVEADGPRLQDLLDPEAAFTPVVHPGFEFWVPDAENASPDVAASLERANAAAIPTALLTGTDAAYWCETPEKNHLRWVMPYPEEKLLDALARLHAAGTSSLGEGTRLVGSFRAHGLTVPVWDLPSAMGAEECEKPAAEFAERLAAALAVDAPLTGEERRARGGLTNRQITLS